ACGAAGAGCGGGTCTTCGAGAAGTTTCATCGGGGCGCATCTGGTCCCCGGCAGGGCGCCGGGCTGGGACTCGCGATCTGCCGAGGCATCATCGACGCTCACGGCGGCCGCATCTGGGCGGAGAACGGACCGGATGGAGGCGCGGTGTTCCGCTTCACCTTGCCCATGGAATCAGTGCCGGCAGATATCGAGGCCCCCCATGGTTGAGGCGATGCGACCCGGGGTGCGGGCGTCCTCATCAGGCCCGAGCGGCGAGCCCGCCAAGGGGCCGACGGTGGTCGTGATCGACGACGAGCCACAGATGCGGCGTTTCCTGCGGGCCGCGCTCGAGAGCCTGGGGTATCGCTTCCATGAGGCCGCGACCGGTCAGGATGGCCTGGCCGAGGCGGCCACGCGTCAGCCCGACGTCATCATCCTCGACCTGGGGCTCCCGGACCTCGACGGGCTCGAGATCATCCGCCGCGTGCGCGAATGGAGTACGGTCCCCATCATCGTCCTCTCGGCCCGGGATCAGGAGGGCGATATGATCAAGGCGCTCGACCTGGGCGCGAACGATTACGTGAGCAAGCCCTTCGGGGTCGGGCTGCTGCTGGCCCGCCTGCGCGCGGTGCTCCGCCACGCGGCCCTTGCCAGCCAGCAGCGGGCGGAGCCGGTCTTTGCCGTCGGCGCCCTCCGGGTGGATCTGATGCGCCGCCGAGTCTCGGTGGATGGGGCGGAGGTCCACCTGACGCCGACCGAGTACAGGCTCCTGGCGACCCTCGTGCGGCACGCCGGCCTCGTCGTCGTCCACCAACAGCTCCTCCGGGAGGTC
The genomic region above belongs to Gemmatimonadales bacterium and contains:
- a CDS encoding response regulator is translated as MRPGVRASSSGPSGEPAKGPTVVVIDDEPQMRRFLRAALESLGYRFHEAATGQDGLAEAATRQPDVIILDLGLPDLDGLEIIRRVREWSTVPIIVLSARDQEGDMIKALDLGANDYVSKPFGVGLLLARLRAVLRHAALASQQRAEPVFAVGALRVDLMRRRVSVDGAEVHLTPTEYRLLATLVRHAGLVVVHQQLLREVWGPNHDDQANYLRVFMLQLRRKIEADPARPRYLRTEPGVGYRLTVD